GCGGTCACTTCTGCTGTCTGACAGCGGGATTCGCTTCACGTGAAACATTTCGTCGGCAGCGGGACGAATGTCTCGTCAGCGGGTCTTGTCCTCGGTGAGCCGCAGCGCTCCCACCAGGTCTTGGTAGACGAACTCCGGGTTGGCGCCCAGATCCCAGCGGCCGAAGATCAGCAGCCGCTCCGCGCCATCGTGCAGGACGTCGAGTTCCAGCATCGGCATCTTGCGCCCGAGACGCCGATAGCTCACCACCCGGGCGCGAACGATCTGGTCCGGGGCGTACTCGTCCGGTCCCGTCAGCGTGCGGACCACCATGCGTGGTCG
Above is a genomic segment from Nocardia sputorum containing:
- a CDS encoding PH domain-containing protein; amino-acid sequence: MSPERSVPGPPDRDEPNLTWSTPTPALVAVAVGGIALAVAAVVTTEAASRLLVGLAAVGLLGLAGLGFRQRPRLSVVTGERPRMVVRTLTGPDEYAPDQIVRARVVSYRRLGRKMPMLELDVLHDGAERLLIFGRWDLGANPEFVYQDLVGALRLTEDKTR